The following are encoded together in the Phaseolus vulgaris cultivar G19833 chromosome 9, P. vulgaris v2.0, whole genome shotgun sequence genome:
- the LOC137822767 gene encoding putative pentatricopeptide repeat-containing protein At1g68930, with protein sequence MYLHVSKQLNSMHLSNHYCELLKHCRDTKKVHCNIIKAFQNPETFLLNNLVNAYAKLGSIIYARRVFDQMPQRNLYSWNTLLSSYSKLGRLPEMKRVFDAMPARDMVSWNSLISGYASRGFLVQSVKAYNMMLYDGLFNLTRISLSTMLILASNQNYVCLGRQIHGHVVKFGFQSYVFVGSPLVDMYSKTGLIFCARQVFDEMPQKNVVMYNTLIAGLMRCGRIEDSRQLFYEMREKDSISWTAMIAGFTQNGFDLEAIDLLRDMRLENLDMDQYTFGSVLTACGGVAALQEGKQVHAYIIRTDYQNNIFVGSALVDMYCKCKSIKSAESVFRKMTCKNVVSWTAMLVGYGQNGYCEEAVKIFCDMQKYGIEPDDFTLGSVISSCANLASLEEGAQFHGRALVSGLISFITVSNALVTLYGKCGSIEDSHRLFSEMIFVDEVSWTALVSGYAQFGKANETLTLFERMLAHGFKPDKVTFIGVLSACSRAGLVEKGNQIFESMIKEHRIIPIHDHYTCMIDLFSRAGRLEEARNFINMMPFSPDAIGWASLLSSCRFYRNMEIGKWAAESLIKLEPHNTASYILLSSIYASKGRWEEVSILRKGMRDKGLRKEPGCSWIKYKNQVHIFSADDRSNPFSDQIYSELEKLNYKMVQEGYVPDMNSVLHDVEDSEKIKMLNHHSEKLAIAFGLIFIPPGLPIRVVKNLRVCGDCHNATKYISKITQREILVRDAARFHLFKDGTCSCGDFW encoded by the coding sequence ATGTATTTGCATGTCTCAAAACAATTGAATTCCATGCATCTGTCTAATCACTACTGCGAGTTGCTCAAACATTGCCGCGACACAAAGAAGGTTCACTGCAACATAATCAAGGCCTTTCAAAATCCCGAAACCTTTCTGCTAAACAACTTAGTCAATGCCTATGCTAAGCTTGGAAGCATTATTTATGCCCGCCGGGTGTTCGATCAAATGCCCCAACGGAATCTATACTCTTGGAACACTCTTCTCTCATCGTATTCAAAATTGGGTCGTCTTCCTGAGATGAAACGCGTGTTTGATGCAATGCCAGCCCGAGATATGGTCTCGTGGAATTCCCTTATTTCGGGCTATGCTAGTCGTGGTTTTCTTGTTCAATCGGTGAAGGCTTATAATATGATGTTATATGATGGGTTATTTAATTTGACACGGATTTCGTTATCCACCATGCTTATACTTGCCTCCAATCAGAATTATGTTTGTTTGGGTAGGCAGATTCATGGGCATGTGGTGAAATTTGGTTTCCAGTCCTATGTTTTTGTTGGGAGTCCTCTGGTGGATATGTACTCTAAAACGGGGCTTATATTTTGTGCAAGACAGGTTTTTGATGAGATGCCCCAGAAGAATGTGGTTATGTATAATACACTGATTGCAGGGCTTATGCGATGCGGAAGAATTGAGGATTCGCGGCAGTTGTTTTATGAAATGCGGGAAAAGGATTCCATTTCCTGGACAGCAATGATTGCGGGATTTACTCAGAATGGTTTTGACTTAGAAGCTATTGATTTATTGAGAGATATGAGATTAGAAAATCTTGATATGGATCAGTACACTTTTGGAAGCGTGTTAACTGCTTGCGGTGGTGTTGCGGCTTTGCAAGAAGGCAAGCAAGTTCATGCTTATATAATTAGGACGGATTACCAGAATAACATATTTGTTGGTAGCGCTCTTGTTGACATGTATTGTAAGTGTAAGAGTATAAAATCAGCTGAATCAGTTTTTAGGAAGATGACTTGCAAGAATGTTGTATCTTGGACTGCGATGTTGGTGGGTTATGGACAGAATGGTTACTGTGAAGAAGctgttaaaatattttgtgaTATGCAAAAATATGGGATTGAACCAGATGATTTCACCCTTGGGAGTGTAATTAGCTCGTGTGCAAACCTTGCTAGCCTAGAAGAGGGCGCTCAGTTTCATGGCAGAGCTCTGGTTTCTGGCTTAATTTCTTTTATCACTGTTTCCAATGCTCTAGTTACATTATATGGTAAATGTGGAAGCATTGAAGACTCTCATAGACTTTTTAGTGAAATGATCTTCGTGGATGAAGTCTCATGGACTGCACTTGTTTCTGGTTATGCACAATTTGGTAAAGCCAATGAAACTTTAACGTTGTTTGAAAGGATGTTAGCCCATGGTTTCAAACCCGACAAGGTTACTTTTATTGGGGTTCTTTCAGCTTGCAGCAGAGCAGGACTAGTTGAGAAAGGAAATCAGATATTTGAGTCAATGATTAAGGAACATAGGATTATACCTATTCACGATCATTACACATGCATGATTGACCTCTTCAGCCGAGCTGGGAGGttagaagaggcaaggaattttataaatatgatgCCTTTCAGCCCTGACGCAATTGGTTGGGCATCCTTATTAAGTTCATGTAGATTCTATAGAAACATGGAAATTGGCAAGTGGGCAGCTGAATCTCTAATAAAATTAGAACCACATAACACTGCAAGTTACATCTTACTTTCGAGCATCTATGCTTCTAAAGGAAGATGGGAAGAAGTTTCCATTTTAAGAAAAGGGATGAGAGATAAGGGTCTGAGAAAAGAACCAGGATGTAGCTGGATCAAATATAAGAACCAAGTGCACATTTTTTCTGCTGATGATCGGTCTAACCCATTTTCTGATCAGATATATTCTGAGCTTGAAAAATTGAACTATAAAATGGTACAAGAGGGATATGTGCCTGATATGAATTCTGTTTTGCATGATGTTGAGGATTCAGAGAAAATAAAGATGCTTAATCACCATAGTGAAAAGCTTGCAATTGCATTTGGATTAATATTTATTCCTCCTGGTTTGCCCATACGAGTTGTTAAAAATTTAAGGGTCTGTGGGGATTGCCACAATGCAACTAAGTATATATCTAAGATCACCCAGAGGGAGATTCTTGTTAGAGATGCTGCCCGATTCCACTTGTTTAAAGATGGAACGTGTTCATGCGGAGACTTTTGGTGA
- the LOC137821557 gene encoding amino acid transporter AVT6A-like — MSHANSVGIGRKEVVEEEESASALPLLGSGERDGDGSESKSKASVSGSVFNLSTTIIGAGIMALPAAIKIVGVCVGVAAVIFLAFLTHTSLEILLRFSRVAKASTYAHLMGDAFGSSGTLLFHVSVLINNFGILVVYVIIIGDVLSGTSSSGVHHFGVLEGWFGQGFWTTRAFVLLLTTLFVFAPLAFFKRIDSLRHTSALAVALAIVFLLITAGITFFKLFNGSIASPRMLPNITDVSSIWNLFTAVPVLVTAFVCHYNVHTIENELGDPSLMQPVIRASLVLCSSIYILTALFGFLLFGESTLDDVLANFDTDLGIPYSSLLNDIVRISYALHLMLVFPVIFFSLRFNLDDLIFPSSRSLDLDNRRFVLITIGLVTLIYVAAIFLPSIWNVFQFTGATATVCLGFIFPSAISIRDPHGIATKKDKILSIVMIFLAVFSNAVAIYSNADALFRKQVDPHQ, encoded by the exons ATGAGCCACGCCAACTCCGTTGGTATAGGAAGAAAGGAAGTTGTTGAAGAGGAGGAATCAGCGTCGGCGCTGCCTCTGCTTGGAAGCGGAGAAAGAGATGGTGACGGCTCCGAATCGAAGTCAAAGGCATCGGTTAGTGGTTCTGTCTTCAATTTATCTACGACGATCATCGGTGCCGGGATCATGGCCTTACCTGCGGCCATCAAAATCGTTGGTGTGTGTGTGGGCGTTGCTGCCGTCATCTTCCTTGCCTTCCTCACGCACACCTCTCTGGAGATTCTGCTCCGATTCAGCAGAGTCGCCAAGGCCTCCACCTATGCGCACCTCATGGGGGATGCTTTTGGCAGTTCCGGAACCCTGCTCTTTCACGTATCGGTGCTTATCAACAACTTTGGGATACTTGTTGTCTACGTCATCATAATTGGTGATGTCTTGTCCGGAACATCTTCCAGTGGTGTCCATCATTTTGGTGTGCTTGAAGGCTGGTTTGGTCAGGGCTTCTGGACTACCCGTGCTTTTGTTCTGCTTCTCACAACTCTCTTCGTGTTTGCTCCATTGGCCTTCTTTAAGAGGATTG ATTCATTGAGACATACTTCTGCCTTAGCAGTGGCTCTGGCCATTGTGTTTCTACTCATAACTGCGGGAATCACGTTCTTCAAATTGTTTAATGGCAGTATAGCCAGTCCCAGGATGCTTCCTAATATTACTGATGTCTCATCCATATGGAATCTCTTTACAGCAGTTCCAGTTCTTGTGACAGCATTTGTTTGTCACTACAATG TGCATACAATCGAAAATGAATTAGGAGACCCTTCCTTGATGCAACCGGTTATACGTGCATCACTGGTTCTGTGTTCTAGTATTTATATACTTACAGCATTATTTGGATTTCTCCTATTTGGTGAGTCAACACTTGATGATGTGCTGGCCAACTTTGATACTGATCTGGGTATCCCTTATAGCAGTCTACTCAATGACATTGTTCGTATCAGCTACGCCCTCCACCTCATGCTTGTTTTCCCAGTTATCTTCTTCTCACTGCGCTTCAATTTGGACGATCTTATCTTTCCTTCTTCTAGGTCCTTGGATTTAGATAATCGTAGGTTTGTCTTGATCACCATTGGACTCGTCACTTTAATCTATGTGGCTGCAATTTTTTTGCCTAGCATCTGGAATGTATTTCAATTCACTGGAGCTACTGCCACCGTTTGCCTTGGGTTTATTTTCCCTTCTGCAATTTCTATTAG GGATCCCCATGGCATTGCAACAAAGAAGGACAAGATTTTATCCATTGTCATGATTTTTCTTGCTGTGTTCTCAAACGCTGTGGCTATATACAGTAACGCTGATGCTTTGTTCAGAAAACAAGTGGATCCTCACCAATGA